The Anolis carolinensis isolate JA03-04 chromosome 2, rAnoCar3.1.pri, whole genome shotgun sequence genome has a window encoding:
- the LOC134295975 gene encoding uncharacterized protein LOC134295975 encodes MGSPLAPSIANLFMAHLENTILLNPSLNMYYANIIYYGRFIDDIFIVFKTTEAAVGFSNWINTIHTSIKFTSHLNLSHINFLDVTVYKYHNKLLVKNFRKPSDKNSFLHYNSFHHFGLKTNLPFSQLLRLKRNSSSNEHFIHESLTLSQEFRSRGYPKDVIKRALIKAEKTDRTTLLKESAKPTKNQIIWTQELSHYSKHIIQIIKKHWHLLQDISGCDKLPIFGNRRTKNIREYLIHTDLITPISTPKSTLRGHYPCGHCKCCPQSWKTKEIYNHRNKVGTTLKHFSTCNSSNVIYLLTCDCDLWYIGKTTRSLRIRISEHKSRIKNLSTESLLYSHFTQYKHSSTSFKFCALECISQKPFMDLEKLLSQREMYWIFKFKTFSPQGLNESLNFSCFL; translated from the coding sequence ATGGGAAGTCCGTTAGCCCCATCGATTGCCAATCTATTCATGGCACATTTAGAAAACACTATATTGCttaatccatctttaaatatgtactatgctaatataatatactatggccgatttattgatgatatattcatagtatttaaaacaactgaGGCCGCAGTAGGATTCTCGAATTGGATTAACACTATACATACGTCTATTAAGTTTACCAGTCATCTCAACCTGTCACATATCAATTTTTTagatgttactgtgtataaatatcataacaaactgttggtcaagaacttcagaaaaccatcagataaaaattcttttcttcattataacagcttccaccactttggtttaaagaccaatcttccattttcacaacTACTTAGACTAAAGCGTAACTCAAGCTCTAATGAACACTTCATTCATGAAAGCCTGACCTTAAGCCAGGAGTTTAGAAGTAGAGGCTATCCTAAAGATGTCATCAAAAGGGcattaattaaagctgaaaaaactgatagaaccaccctactgaaagaatctgctaaaccaactaaaaatcaaattatctggacacaagaattatcgcattactccaaacacataatccaaattataaaaaagcactggcatcttcttcaagatatttcaggttgtgataaattacctatttttggaaacaggcgtactaaaaatattagagaatatttaatccatacagatttaattactcccattagtacaccgaagagcaccctgagaggccattatccttgtggtcactgtaagtgttgtcctcaatcttggaagactaaggagatatataatcataggaacaaagtgggcaccacactaaaacatttttctacttgtaatagcagcaatgtaatctacctcttgacatgtgactgtgatctctggtatatcggaaaaacaaccagatccttgagaatcagaatctctgaacataaatccagaatcaaaaatttatctacagaatctcttttatattcacacttcacccaatacaaacattcatctacctcatttaaattttgtgctctggaatgcatctctcaaaaacctttcatggacttggaaaaactattatcccaaagggaaatgtactggatctttaagtttaaaaccttttcccctcagggacttaatgaatcacttaattttagctgtttcctttaa